A window of Scylla paramamosain isolate STU-SP2022 chromosome 36, ASM3559412v1, whole genome shotgun sequence genomic DNA:
tctctctctctctctctctctctctctctctctctctctctctctctctctctctctctctctctctctctctctctctctctctctctctctcattttattctgTTACTCAGGATGTTCAAAggataagattctctctctctctctctctctctctctctctctctctctctctctctctctctctctctctctctctctctctctctctctctctctctctctctctcattttattctgTTACTCAGGATGTTCAAAGGATAAgattctaatctctctctctctctctctctctctctctctctctctctctctctctctctctctctctctctctctctctctctctctctctctctcaagttttggTGCTCTCATATATCCAATGTGTGGTATTTCTTTAGCTTatttcacccactcactcactcatctgtATGCTGAAAAGTGGCTGTTACATGTTCATGATTGGTGTCCCTTTGTTAAGAATGTGCCTTCAAGTTATTGATATAATTCACCTTATAAGATGGATTATGAGCTGTATTTAGGTCAACTAACTTGCAATCCCTACAAAATTTAATGATTCTTACCAATAGCAACTCCTTATGTATTGTATTGCAAGTTTagggacctggtgggaaagcagGGTTCTAGAGTGGGGGAGAAGGGGACAAAATAGGCCAAATTTGGGAAACATCAAAAGTCTGAAGAGAAAACACTGCATTTGGAGAAAATCGCTAAATAATAGTCTGTCCCCTCATATCCCCACTTCTCTATCCTAACTTTTGAAGTCACTAACCTTGCTAATTTGTTGGCCTCTATTCCCCTATATCTCCTACACTATCCTAACCAGTAAAATTGCAGTTTAACACAATACatcctatcttcttttcctccatttctatcCCCATCAAGCTTGGGAACCTGGTGGGAAAAATCTCAAAATCATTGGAATAGATAAGGATTGCATATGTGGAGGATGTGGTTTACCAAATAATACCATAAAACTAACCTGCTTCTTCTCAGGActggtgtgtgagtgggtgtgagACGCCTTCCTGCAAGCGATGTGGGCGCAGGCAGTCACTGGTGGTGCAGGTGTACGCCCCACTGGAGGGGGGAGCGCACCACCGCACGCTCTACATCTTTGCCTGTGTCACGCAGGAGTGCTGGAACCGCACACACAGGTGAGGCAATGCTCAGTGTGGCAGAGGGATAGACGGTCTCACTGTCACTATTTCTGGGCTAAAGTTGTTGCTTTTCATGTGGATatgaaagcaggaaggaaaacggaTTGTTTCATTGATCAGATAAGGTTAGGCACTGtaagaaaatggagggaaggttTCTGGCCAAAAAGTTGAGTGCAATACTGGCTTTCTGCAGTTTTCAGTGAGAAAGGTTATGTTTCTCATCACCATTGTCAGCACCATGTGACATTGTTACAACTATAACCTAGTCAGTATTCACAAGTATTCTTCTGCATCCAAAGAACAGGTGTAGTGGCTGAACAGTCAAGGCCAACCAAAATCCATTCAAGCCTTGGTGATTATCTTGGTCTCTGGTCATATTTCAGTCCCATGTTACCATGAGTGTACTGCCAGGGGTTTGAGCCATAGCCATTGCCTCTCGGATCAGTTTCTTAGTGTTTCCTGTGACATTcataaagatgaggaaagatACATTACAGTAGCGAATACCATAACCCTTTCCTCACCCTGCACCTCTCCACAGCTGGACTTGCTTGCGGAGCCAGATTCTGGATCCTGCATCTATCAGGACCTCAGCCCAGGCCCCAAAGTCCCCCTCCTATACTAGCGAGACATGGTTCCAGGATGAGCAGGACTGGGGCAGTGGCAATGACAATGATGGAAATAGGAATGCGGACAACTTCAACTTGGCGCCGTCATCGTCCCAGCTGTACCTTGACAACATGGCCAAGACAacgagtggaggagggagtgggggtgGCAACAGTGACAACCTCAATAACATGAACTCCAACACTACCTCCATCACAGATGTTGCACAAAAGATGGAGAATAAACTGAACATTATTGAGGTGAGGACATCTTCTGCAGGTAACTGTCAGATGACTTTCTGTGTGCACTGTTGGGCTTATGGTCATATCTGCCCACGTATATCAACTGTCAGTTGAAATAACCACCTATTCCTGTCCCTGCTTTTCTGCCTTACATGGTCCTATCTTCCtatttctcattcctcttccttttcctcctaaccCTCTATTTCCATCTTACAGTCCATTTATTCTTGCTCCTACATTTCATCCTCACATGCTCCAATCCTcccattttcatctttctttcctttcttcctgacactatttttctttgtcataaTTCTAAATCCTGATAAATGCTTTCTTAATTTTAGGATAATGTTTTCCTGTCTTATAGTTCTAAATCCTGATCAATGCTCTCTTCACTTTAGGATGATGCCAATGCTAATGAGGCATTGTGTGGGGCCGTGGGCATTGtggggtgtgagggagaggggatggaggCCACAGCAGTCATTGAGGGGCCAGAGGGGGACATGATAGCTGTGGACACACCAGAGCAGCCAACTACAGACATCCCTGCATTGTTTAAGGTCAGCCAGCACAttcttgtttctattttgtTCATTATAATAAGTGTGCATATcagtttaatgtttttgtatcatGAGCTAGagccattatcattattatctcatcactattttggttattattacTCTGAGTAAAACCGTAAGTGACATTCTAGACAGTGTTAAAAATAGTTTCTGCATATAAAATAACTGAAGAGAAGCTCCATATTAAAGATTAAGGCATAGAAAAATTAATCTCTGCACTGTGTAACAGAATTAGTCATTTACAAAGAGTAGCTGCAAAACAAAATGGACCAAACTAGTAACATGACCTCAGTGTTTCCTGAGTTGACTCTTAAATTTGATATCATTCTCCTAAAGATAAAGTAAACCCttaaaaagagacaaaatacaataaaacacatCCACTATCctacctgtctatttatctgtcagGCAGACATCGTTGTGTAGCTGAGACAaggcatcaacacacacacacacacacacacacacacacacacactagctgtGTATGGAATACTCAGTAATACTCACATCTGACTGATGTTCCATGTACTTCAGGAGGCAACTCAGATTGATGCCAATGCAGACgtctctttcatccccttctacCTGGTGAGTGAGGCAGAACCCGCCGAGGACTTGGCCTTCTCGGAGCACGAGAGGGAGCTGCTGGTCCACTACACCCACAACACAGGACATGACTtcagggaggaggtgggtgatGGGATGCTTCTAGGCAATCCTGGGATTGGGATCAACTAtaggttttccttttccttttaatgCATTTAATTTCTTGAGATCTTTATTTGTAAATGTGAATTTTGCATCTATACATCAAGACGGGATAAAAATGTGATACGTGTTTGTAACCTCAAAAATTCATGAAGTTTTGTAAGTTGCATTCCTCCTGTATTGAGTATCTCTTAGACATGAAAGCTTCCCTCTGACCCTGGTGGTTGTGTTGCAGGAGATAGCCAGTggtggagaggggaagggagacggCGTCTATGAGAAGGACGTAGCTACTCATGGGGACGTCTTCCTTCACAAGTTCAAAAAGAGGATTTCCAGGAGTCCACAGCAGGTGATGAGGTAAGATTGCTTTGCCCTCTGCAGTCTTGCAAGACTAGTACTAAATGTTGTCCCTTGTCAATTATTTCAcacagaaaacataaaaatctGTGTATCCAAACATGgtgttactactaatactgctattactaccaccagtGATACTGCTATTTTTAaaactactaccattactactactacagcaaagAATATGAAATAGCAACAGCAATACCTGAGTCATCAAAGTACGGTCATCCCTTTACAGATACTGCCGAGAGGAGGGAGCCACAGCCCTGTGGTTGAGGCCTCCAGGACCTGGAGAGGGGATGGGCAAGTGCCAGCACTGTGGAGGAAGCACCATGTTTGAGCTGCAGCTGACACCACAACTGCTCCTTCACCTGCGTGTATCAGGAGTGCAGGGAGTACCTCTGGAGTTTGGCACTGTGGCTGTGTTTACCTGTGCTGCCTCCTGTTGGGATGACAAGGATACTGTCCGGCAGGAAGCCTTAGTAGTCCAGTGTGAGGTGATCTGAATGTCCTGcctcaccaccgctgccaccaccttCACAGGACAGCAAGTCAAGGTCACTCAGGCACTCAGAGACCAGGTGGCTCTCACCTCACATCTCACATCACTTTGTGTCCAGTCCAGAATGGATGTGGATTAATGATTTAATATAAATAATTGGTGCTTAAAAGTCCAATTAATATTATGCTTATGGAACACTCAGAATTTTGCTGTTTATCTATTAAAGTAATCAGTGATTTTCACATCTTTTACAGCCAGGCTAAGCTTCTGGCAGATAAGTTTTCAACAGCATCTTTCACCTTATGTTGTGCAGCTATGCAAGCTGTTCTTTCTTGCATACATTTTACTGGAGATATAAACATGCTACAATATATAATATTAGGAAAGATACACAGGACAGAGTGATGGAGCCATTGCCTGTGAACCACCATTGTTGGAAACACTAAGCTGACACACAGGCCAAACATTTCTCATTTAAGCTTAAGTTTTGGTTCCTTTATACCTATTTTTAataaactttattttatttttagtaatatttaaTTTCAACAATACTAGCTGACAAATCATGAACTCCACCACACGCACTTCCACATTACTACTTCACTTTCGCCATCCACCGTGCAATACATACACTTGACACCTTCACCATATCATCAAAACCTCAGAGATTCCCGTATGTCCCAATACTCAGTGTTCCAGACCTGTTTCTATGTATACTACAACTAGGGGAGACAGTGCAATAGCCATGTGATATTGTAAATTTGTGCAGTACGACATGatattgatttatttcattACTGGTACTCATTTTTTCATAGATATTAATTTAAAGAATGTTTTCATTGATGGTAACTTTTGTATGTAAAGATATAAATATGAAGCAAGAGCATGTGATAGGGTAAGAGAATTTCCATGGAGAGTAAAAGGCAGAACTTGAGTGATATTATGAAGCCAAATACAGTGAGCTTAATGTTAAAAGGATAAGAGTTGAATAGAGTCTATAGAAACATATTTCACTCATGATCTTCCACTCCAAAATTAGAATAATTGAGACATGAATCCACTCAATATTATTCACACAAACCACACCAGGAATACTCATTTGAAAATACAACACTTACAAAGATTACAGTGACAAGTTATGGCAGTGTATTGTGTTCATTAGTACTAGTTTTTTTGCCCACATGATACATTAAGAATGGTTCATCTTGTTATTTCATTGATTTTGTTCCTACATCAAGCTACAGCATTAAGAAAACGCTCAGCTTTCTGTGACGGGATCTTGTCACGTGTATACTCACATTTTTCCATCAAGAGTGTGGTCCCCTAGGGGCCAAGATGACCAGTGCTTTGCCTTACACAAAAACACATTCTACAATTTTGCTTTGTGTGGGAAGATTTGACTCCACTAGATGCACAGCTTGGTGAGCATTGTGTGATTGACAAATCCAGCCTTATAATGTAATGTTTTCCTGTTAACAACAGTGTATAAATTTCACCTCATTCCTGTGTCACGTGGGACCCTTTGCCAGGCCTACTGATGCCACTTTCTCACTGCAAACTAATTCATTTTGTCCAtttatcactcataatacacactgTGCAATCCCACTGTTCAGTTAACTTCCTGAGAATTCCAATGGTAAGCATCTGTTGTGTGTGTAGCAAGGAGGCTTCCTGCCGTGGGTCTGCTTGCTAAGTCATAAAGTGTAATGTTCCTCCCAAACCCTGTGTTGCATTAGGACCGAGAGTGTGTCTGGGGGATCAAGGAGGATTACTTAAGAAccatccattttcttctctgcCATTTTAAGCTTTCTTAGGGAGACTAGTTGTAGCTTAGCTTTGCTCTaaaggtgcagagagagagagagagagagagagagagagagagagagagcacttcctGTATTGGTAATATAGTTATGATAAGTGTTCTGTTTCACTCCATGTATGTTTAAGGTCTTAAAGGTCTTGTGTTTAGTTGCCAGTCAACTTTGTGAATTCAACTATTTTATGCACCTGGAAGACATGTCTGTTTGAAGGTTAGTGAAGGAGTACATGGGATACAACACAAATACACCACAAGCATAATTGTGTCTCCAAGGTATGCAGTCATGCAAAGACAAAAGTGGACACTATTGCCTTCTGAATAACGAGGCTTGATCAATCCATGCCACGTGTTCTTGAAAATCAAACAACTTTGCtcattgtcaccatcactgAAGAAAACATCCTTGTGATTTATTACCTGAATTTGGAAAAATTTTCTTGCTAAGGAACTGTggagaagataaaataatgcAATAAGAAATTTTCTGATCAGATACTGCTATTTTGTAAACACAAAGTGTACAAATGTGAAATTCTCACCTTTTATACACATGAAAAATTGTGAGATAATGTTTCCTAACTACGTAtgttatgtggtgtgtgtgtgtgtgtgtgtgtgtgcgtgtgtgaggggCAGCCCCAGGTAGCATGCTGCCACACCTTAACTTAATGCACATCTTGGCCAGTATTTTTAGTCATCTGTTAAGTCTTACTTATAAGATGTACCTTTTCAATTCTCTCCAAGGTTTTTTTTGATTCTGTGTATTGCTTTGTTGATGACGTCTGATACAGTATTTAAGGCAGTGTGTAGCATTGTTTGGAATATGATTGTGGCTCTTTGCATCATCTCTCACTGCTAATTTACAGCTTTTAACACtgctcattttttccttcatgaatCTGATGCTCCAATTCGCAATTTCAGGGTTTTAACTGAGACAGAACTACACACTCCTCATTGTCTTTCTATCTAGATGGCTTGAGCAGTTACTTTCTgcttgataatgatgatgataatgacaaagcTTCCTCAACAATGTTTTCTTGACTCAAAAACTATTTTACTACTGAAGATTTGGCAACAATtttttgaataaaaccaaaataatCTTAAAAATTTTGTACCATTACATGATGCATTCATGCCACTTAAAACTTTTAGGTGAACAAAAATAGCTTACAATATGCTTATACATGCTAGTCATATATGCAGATGATCTTTATATAAAAATGTTATATAGCACTTGAAGCAATAGTTGATAGTTCATGGGTTAGAGTAGGAATGATGGGAGAGTTGCAAGTGCAGAGTTCACTAATTATGGGAACCCCAGGTGTGTGGTGTTCCTAAAGACCCACAAGGATTACTGCTGTTAGGAACCttagagggagagacagacttAGGAACATGAGAGAGGCAAAGAGATAGTTTCTTCACTGTATTACACGTCTTGTATTTCATAGATCAGCAAAATATGCATTAAAATAGCAAATAATTCATTGCAGAAGGATAGAATAGGTACAAGCAACACTGATAATAACATGAAAACAGGCATCCTTATTTAAAAACCTGAgtcttttctccctctgtctTATTTTCTCACTGTTCAAGACCAAAAGTtgatgtatgtttgtctgtctgtctgtctgtctgtctgtctgtcagtcaccaAGGTTCAAGTCAGCATCACCACCCTAGTGTTTGGTATTGGAGGAAACACCAGTTGGCCAATAAATAGCATAAGACAGCAGAAGGTGTTGCCCTACTATTTGTTATGAGGGAAGAACTAACTCTCCATCTACATTACAAATTCATTCCTTTTATGTATACTCAGAGAACACCTAAAGTATATTTATTCACTGACACTTTGTTTTGGGGGTGCAAGATGAAGCCAGGAAAGGGGCTTGTATAGGTGATTCAGCTTTCTCTGTTGGGTTAGTTCTTAGTATTCAGGCTTCATAGTACCGCCAGGACTGTAACTCTTCCCCGTGTGGGTGAGCTCACAGACGAGATGGAGATGTAAGCTTTTCTCAGTAGTGATGTTGGGCTCAATAAACGACTGTGATAACCCAATCTGGTTCTCCTTACCCATCTCCCACACATTGAGTcactagttgttatgagtgactGCCATGCCACTCTTAACGTTGCAGTGTCCTGCTGTACTGTTGCCCCTAGCAGAGATGTCAGAGTCCAGTGAATCATGTTtataaatagaatgaaaatcAATATTAAGAGCTCCACAATGAACAAGGACTGAGGACAAATACTGTTTTTAATCTGAAACATTTTCTAGGACATGACATCACTGCTTAGGGAAACTGTGAGTGAGAAGAGCATGTGGTTAGTTATGATTCATCTTGGGATGCTcaacttttcttatctttagagTGCAAGTCAGATCTATACACATAATAATCCCTTGGCTTAGACAATACAAAACACATAATTACACTAGAAAATATCTTATATGATTGGAGAGGTTCCCAAGACAAATCCTAACTTTGTAACTGGTGTTTACTCATGTATCAAAATATTATTAAATGTATCAGGAGGACAATATATCACtcataaggagagaaaaatgttatcATTGACATACATTGAAATCCAAGCCTGTAATACTTCAAGGAGGGAATACTAAGTGAATACAAAACAAGTCTGTCATAAACCACTTCATTCCATAGGTCATTATTACACAAATACGTTCAGTTCACACAAGTTAGACAGATACATTTACAATGCTTACTTCAGACATCTTATGACTATCTCTGCCTGAATAACTATAAGCCATAAAATACATACGTACTTTTGTCACTGAAATTTGCCagtagcactctctctctctctgcaaaaccGGCACAAGAATGATTGAGACAACAGTACTAATGAACATCTATTCACCACACAACAATATGGACGGAATGCATTGTTCACTAAATCTCAGGTAcaaggggagggaatgaaataGTTATCACAATCACATGTACAAGGAAAAACTACCTTCAATGCTTCACAACAACATGCCactttcactctcttcttatcaaCAACACAACTTAgaaacttttccttttatcctgATGAGtttagcagttttttttttgtttttatttcttactgGAATAATCAATAAATAATGTACTCAATACATACTAAAGTGCTAACATCTAATCATTTGCTAGGCCTGTACCTTATAACACTGACTTAGTGCTCCTTAAATGTAAAGCATGTGTGCTACCTAAAGCAGACTGCTTGCTGCTCCTTACTGCTATGAACACAATACTGTTGACTGTCATGGAAATTAACACTGAACTGAATTATGGCGCTGCAACATCACAACATCAAGATTATCAGAGAGCAATGCCTCTCCCACTGTGAGACGGATTGAACCCACAACCTGTGGGCATCAAGGTGAGCACTGCAGTGACTGAACCACACAGTCACCCAGTTCTTCTTTATTGTCATGGATGGATTTTGAAACTTATAGATAAAACACAGCTTTCCTAACAgtcaatacagaaaaaaaaatgtaccctTTCCCTCTCAGTATTGATGAATATACAAGAATGCATCCCCTGAACATTTTCTATCTGGTGATATCATCAGTAAAGATATTGACAATGTACTAAAAAATGTCATGATTTTTTGGTATTATGCAGCAAAAGACTACCCCTGAGATCTGACAGTAATGCAGTTATTTCAAACAACCACTTCCCAGAAACAGTATGATAAACCTTACAGCCATTAAATGCATGGGAGGCTTCAGTGGTTCACCACTTAACTTTACATGCATCTGGAGACCCCTGGAGCTGCTCCACACCTACAACACTTCTGTGCTGCCTTGAGACTCTGCTTCTCTTAGCATACAAGAACACAACCCTTTCTTTACACCAAAAATATATCTTGGACTTAGGAGTTTGATAACCAAACTAACAGATACAAAATTTTCATGTCCATTTTATCTAAGTTTCTGTTTCCATGTGGATTTCTTGAAGACTTGTATCTCAAGATCACTCCCTGTGTCCACATAAAATTCTAACTTATTCCTTACTGAGCTGCTCAATTAAATAAAAGTAACTTA
This region includes:
- the LOC135091011 gene encoding programmed cell death protein 2-like, whose protein sequence is MASKPHLVLLGHVEEQITSRQQQHPGVASCTVSKIGGTPDWCVSGCETPSCKRCGRRQSLVVQVYAPLEGGAHHRTLYIFACVTQECWNRTHSWTCLRSQILDPASIRTSAQAPKSPSYTSETWFQDEQDWGSGNDNDGNRNADNFNLAPSSSQLYLDNMAKTTSGGGSGGGNSDNLNNMNSNTTSITDVAQKMENKLNIIEDDANANEALCGAVGIVGCEGEGMEATAVIEGPEGDMIAVDTPEQPTTDIPALFKEATQIDANADVSFIPFYLVSEAEPAEDLAFSEHERELLVHYTHNTGHDFREEEIASGGEGKGDGVYEKDVATHGDVFLHKFKKRISRSPQQVMRYCREEGATALWLRPPGPGEGMGKCQHCGGSTMFELQLTPQLLLHLRVSGVQGVPLEFGTVAVFTCAASCWDDKDTVRQEALVVQCEVI